From one Triticum urartu cultivar G1812 chromosome 3, Tu2.1, whole genome shotgun sequence genomic stretch:
- the LOC125545239 gene encoding AAA-ATPase At3g28540-like — MQMMGAVLDHFRSSAWYYLTPVLACAPVGVFRTYFNQYLRRPVRRLLPFLDPFVTIDIAAKPEDYSFSYQGKVKSSDAYAEVLAYLSAVCSRDARELRAEGAVEGHTFVLSLREGQVVADDFKGVTMSWSAVAEEKTTWRGSGRCCRLTFHERHRRLVVDEYLPHVRRAGEEVMFGNRPRRLYSNKKELSYHSTRDEVWSYIDFDHPTTFDTLAMDPAKKQMIKDDLDDFSNSRDYYRRIGKAWKRGYLLHGPPGTGKSTMIAAMANYLKYDIYDIELTTLETNSDLRKLFIETTGKSIIVIEDIDCSLDLTGSRATMLPPPPALDDAAEAGYDKSRGNRRNILTLSGLLNFIDGLWSAHSGERIIVFTTNHLDKLDPALIRRGRMDMHIEMSYCGFKAFKTLANNYLEVEAHPLFGAVEELLRDVEMTPADVAECLMPSKRSARDADACLARLIDQLKERKAAEEDKESEAADAEEDDVQDAAKEEDERETEKVPSKSKKDKSEVASKPTRRVMTNGAHTAGATGVSVSTSTDHYLS; from the exons ATGCAGATGATGGGGGCAGTGCTGGACCACTTCCGGTCGTCGGCGTGGTACTACCTGACGCCGGTGCTGGCGTGCGCCCCCGTCGGGGTGTTCCGGACCTACTTCAACCAGTACCTCCGGCGGCCCGTGCGGCGGCTCCTCCCGTTCCTGGACCCGTTCGTCACCATCGACATCGCGGCCAAGCCGGAGGACTACTCCTTCTCGTACCAGGGCAAGGTGAAGTCGAGCGACGCGTACGCGGAGGTGCTGGCGTACCTGAGCGCGGTGTGCTCGCGGGACGCGCGGGAGCTGCGCGCGGAGGGCGCCGTCGAGGGCCACACCTTCGTGCTCAGCCTCCGGGAGGGGCAGGTGGTGGCGGACGACTTCAAGGGCGTCACCATGTCGTGGTCCGCGGTGGCGGAGGAGAAGACGACGTGGCGGGGGTCGGGGCGGTGCTGCCGCCTCACGTTCCACGAGCGGCACCGGCGGCTCGTCGTCGACGAGTACCTGCCGCACGTCCGCCGCGCCGGGGAGGAGGTCATGTTCGGCAACCGGCCCCGCAGGCTCTACTCCAACAAGAAGGAGCTCAGCTACCA CTCTACGAGGGACGAGGTGTGGAGCTACATCGACTTCGACCACCCAACCACCTTCGACACCCTGGCCATGGACCCGGCCAAGAAGCAGATGATAAAGGACGACCTCGACGACTTCAGCAACAGCAGGGACTACTACCGCCGGATCGGCAAGGCGTGGAAGCGCGGCTACCTCCTCCACGGCCCGCCGGGGACGGGCAAGTCCACCATGATCGCCGCTATGGCCAACTACCTCAAGTACGACATCTACGACATCGAGCTCACCACCCTGGAGACCAACAGCGACCTGCGCAAGCTCTTCATCGAGACCACCGGCAAGTCCATCATCGTCATCGAGGACATCGACTGCTCCCTCGACCTCACCGGCAGCCGCGCCACcatgctgccgccgccgcccgcgctcgACGACGCCGCCGAGGCAGGCTACGACAAGTCGCGCGGCAATAGGCGCAACATCCTGACGCTCTCCGGCCTGCTCAACTTCATCGACGGGCTCTGGTCGGCGCACAGCGGCGAGCGCATCATCGTCTTCACCACCAACCACCTGGACAAGCTGGACCCGGCGCTCATCCGGCGGGGCCGCATGGACATGCACATCGAGATGTCCTACTGCGGCTTCAAGGCGTTCAAGACGCTGGCGAATAACTACCTGGAAGTGGAGGCGCACCCGCTGTTCGGGGCCGTGGAGGAGCTGCTGCGCGACGTGGAGATGACGCCGGCGGACGTGGCCGAGTGCCTGATGCCGTCCAAGCGCAGCGCGCGCGACGCCGACGCCTGCCTCGCTCGCCTGATCGACCAGCTCAAGGAAAGAAAAGCGGCCGAGGAAGACAAGGAATCAGAGGCCGCCGACGCCGAGGAAGACGACGTGCAGGATGcggccaaggaggaggacgaGAGGGAAACGGAGAAAGTGCCATCCAAATCCAAAAAGGACAAGAGCGAGGTTGCTTCGAAACCAACCCGCCGAGTCATGACCAACGGAGCACATACTGCTGGCGCGACTGGTGTGAGCGTCTCTACTTCTACCGACCACTATCTGTCTTGA